A window of Microcystis aeruginosa FD4 contains these coding sequences:
- the ycf46 gene encoding stress-responsive protein Ycf46 translates to MKEELEILVKAQYPLIYLVTSEEERAEEAISKIAQLNTQHRRVFVWTVTHGMIEQGQPRQTSQHNTVSPEAAIEWVVRQREAGIYIFKDLHPFITSAPVTRWLRDAIASFKGTEKIIILMSPLQEVPIELEKDVVVLDFPLPDMGELDEVLSQHLSKNKNRRTTTEVREKLLKAALGLTKDEAEKVYRKAYVKANKLTEDEVEIVLSEKKQLIRRNGILEYVEEDETINAVGGLEELKKWLKQRSNAFTERARGYGLPQPKGMLILGVPGCGKSLIAKTTSRLWGLPLLRLDMGRVYDGSMVGRSEANLRNALKTAESISPAILFIDELDKAFAGGTGSADSDGGTSSRIFGSFLTWMQEKTSPVFVMATANRIERLPGEFLRKGRFDEIFFVDLPNSEERQDIFNIHLTKRRSDISRFDLEQLAKVSDGFSGAEIEQALIAAMYEAFAQEREFTQLDIIAAIKATLPLSRTMTEQVTALRDWARQRARPASASVAEYQRLEF, encoded by the coding sequence ATGAAAGAAGAGCTAGAAATTCTCGTCAAGGCTCAGTACCCCCTGATTTACCTCGTCACCTCCGAGGAGGAAAGGGCGGAAGAAGCCATCAGCAAAATAGCCCAACTAAATACACAACATCGACGGGTGTTTGTCTGGACTGTCACCCACGGCATGATCGAACAGGGTCAACCGCGCCAAACCAGTCAACATAATACCGTGTCGCCAGAAGCGGCGATCGAATGGGTAGTGCGTCAACGGGAAGCGGGCATCTACATCTTCAAAGACCTGCATCCGTTCATCACTTCTGCTCCTGTCACTCGCTGGTTAAGAGATGCGATCGCCAGCTTTAAAGGAACTGAGAAAATCATTATTTTAATGTCTCCCCTGCAAGAAGTCCCCATAGAACTAGAGAAAGACGTGGTAGTTCTAGATTTTCCCCTGCCGGACATGGGAGAATTAGACGAAGTTCTTTCCCAACACCTGAGCAAAAATAAAAATCGTCGTACCACCACAGAGGTCCGGGAAAAACTCCTGAAAGCGGCCTTGGGCTTAACCAAAGATGAAGCCGAAAAAGTTTACCGCAAAGCCTACGTCAAAGCGAACAAATTGACGGAAGATGAGGTAGAAATCGTCCTTTCCGAGAAAAAACAACTAATTCGCCGCAACGGAATTTTAGAATACGTTGAAGAAGACGAGACCATCAATGCCGTCGGCGGTCTGGAAGAACTAAAAAAATGGTTAAAACAGCGCTCAAACGCCTTTACAGAAAGAGCCAGAGGTTACGGACTCCCCCAACCGAAAGGGATGCTAATCTTAGGAGTACCGGGCTGTGGTAAGTCCTTAATCGCTAAAACCACCTCGCGCCTCTGGGGTTTACCGCTCCTGCGCTTAGATATGGGACGGGTTTATGATGGTTCCATGGTGGGACGGTCCGAGGCCAACCTGCGTAATGCCCTAAAAACTGCCGAATCCATCTCTCCGGCCATTCTTTTCATCGATGAATTAGATAAAGCTTTTGCCGGTGGCACAGGATCCGCCGATTCCGATGGGGGAACCTCTAGCCGCATCTTCGGCTCCTTCCTGACTTGGATGCAGGAAAAAACCTCGCCCGTCTTCGTCATGGCCACAGCTAACCGGATTGAACGGCTACCGGGGGAATTTCTCCGCAAGGGGCGCTTCGATGAAATCTTCTTTGTCGATTTGCCCAATTCCGAAGAAAGACAAGATATCTTTAATATTCACCTGACTAAACGACGCTCCGACATTTCTCGCTTCGATTTGGAGCAGTTAGCCAAGGTATCCGATGGGTTTTCCGGTGCGGAAATAGAACAGGCGCTGATTGCCGCCATGTATGAGGCCTTCGCCCAAGAACGCGAATTCACGCAATTAGACATTATTGCGGCGATTAAGGCGACTCTGCCCCTATCTCGCACCATGACCGAACAGGTAACTGCCCTGCGTGATTGGGCCAGACAACGCGCCCGACCTGCTTCGGCCTCCGTCGCTGAGTACCAGCGATTGGAGTTCTAA
- the ribD gene encoding bifunctional diaminohydroxyphosphoribosylaminopyrimidine deaminase/5-amino-6-(5-phosphoribosylamino)uracil reductase RibD encodes MARATELDRKMMQRCLTLARQGLGRTSPNPLVGSVIVQEGIIIGEGFHPGAGQPHAEVFALRQAAEKARGATLYVNLEPCNHYGRTPPCSEAIVQAGIKKVVVGMIDPNPLVAGKGIERLESAGIETLVGVEESECRQLNQGFIHRITAKKPFGILKYAMTLDGKIAATSGHSTWITSPASRQIVHQLRSACDAIIVGGSTVRQDNPHLTTHGLSDHNPLRVVMTRSLDLPPSAHLWDTSQFPTLVYTQIDSNVKLKQQLLTKGVEVIELTAVTPTLVMENLYQRGFCQVLWECGGGLSAAAIAEGMVQKIIAFIAPKIIGGINAPTAVGDLGFQLMSQALQLENITVNYLNPDILIEGYLQSEN; translated from the coding sequence ATGGCCCGGGCAACGGAATTAGATCGCAAAATGATGCAAAGATGTCTAACCCTTGCTAGGCAAGGCTTGGGGCGGACTTCTCCTAATCCTTTGGTTGGTTCTGTGATCGTTCAAGAGGGTATAATTATCGGCGAAGGGTTTCACCCGGGGGCCGGACAACCCCATGCAGAAGTTTTCGCCCTGAGACAGGCAGCAGAAAAAGCGCGTGGTGCCACTTTATACGTCAATCTTGAACCCTGTAACCACTATGGACGTACTCCCCCCTGTAGCGAGGCAATTGTGCAAGCAGGCATTAAAAAAGTGGTGGTAGGGATGATCGATCCTAATCCATTGGTGGCGGGGAAAGGCATTGAAAGATTAGAATCGGCAGGCATCGAGACGCTGGTGGGAGTGGAGGAGTCCGAATGTCGTCAACTCAATCAGGGTTTTATCCATCGCATCACCGCTAAAAAACCCTTCGGTATCCTCAAATATGCCATGACTCTCGATGGCAAAATTGCCGCTACTAGCGGTCATAGCACTTGGATTACTAGCCCCGCTTCTCGCCAAATAGTCCATCAACTGCGATCAGCCTGTGATGCGATTATCGTCGGCGGTAGCACCGTCCGTCAAGATAATCCCCACCTAACCACTCACGGCCTCTCCGATCATAATCCCCTGCGCGTAGTCATGACTCGATCGCTCGATTTACCCCCCTCCGCCCATCTTTGGGATACCAGTCAATTTCCCACGCTTGTCTATACACAAATTGATTCTAATGTCAAGCTTAAGCAACAATTATTAACAAAAGGCGTGGAAGTGATCGAACTAACCGCGGTGACACCCACTTTAGTGATGGAAAATCTTTATCAGAGGGGATTTTGTCAGGTTTTGTGGGAGTGCGGCGGCGGTTTAAGTGCAGCAGCGATCGCTGAGGGCATGGTACAAAAAATTATCGCTTTTATTGCGCCCAAAATCATCGGGGGAATTAATGCACCTACTGCCGTGGGTGATTTAGGTTTCCAGTTAATGAGCCAAGCTTTACAGTTAGAAAATATCACGGTTAATTATCTCAATCCCGATATTTTGATTGAGGGATATCTGCAAAGTGAAAACTAG